The following are encoded in a window of Ruminiclostridium herbifermentans genomic DNA:
- a CDS encoding YggS family pyridoxal phosphate-dependent enzyme, whose translation MIDLSIKENLDNVLSRIKAAAEKSGRKAEDIKLIAVTKTVDVERIKSVYNYGILDMGENRVQELLEKYDKLSSECRWHLIGHLQTNKVKYIVDKVDLIHSVDSIQLAKEIHSRASKIGKKMNILVQVNVSGEESKFGISPQEVNEFIKIISEYGNISVRGLMTIAPYAENTEDIRDVFKKLYSIYIDIKQKKLDNVSMDYLSMGMSNDFEVAIEEGANVVRIGTDIFGKRDYTKV comes from the coding sequence TTGATTGATTTAAGTATTAAAGAAAATCTAGACAATGTATTGTCAAGAATTAAGGCGGCTGCTGAGAAAAGCGGAAGAAAAGCCGAAGATATAAAATTAATCGCTGTTACAAAGACTGTTGATGTTGAAAGAATTAAAAGTGTATATAATTATGGAATTTTAGATATGGGGGAAAATAGAGTTCAAGAACTTCTTGAAAAATATGATAAGCTTTCATCTGAATGCAGATGGCATTTAATTGGACATTTACAGACAAACAAAGTCAAATATATTGTCGATAAAGTGGATTTGATACATTCTGTAGATAGTATCCAATTGGCTAAAGAAATCCACTCTAGAGCATCAAAAATTGGCAAAAAAATGAATATTTTAGTGCAGGTAAATGTCTCTGGTGAGGAGAGTAAGTTTGGCATTAGTCCTCAGGAGGTAAATGAATTTATTAAAATAATTTCTGAATATGGTAATATTTCCGTAAGAGGATTGATGACAATTGCTCCATATGCTGAAAATACAGAGGATATAAGGGATGTTTTTAAAAAACTTTATAGCATATATATTGACATAAAGCAGAAAAAATTAGATAATGTTAGTATGGATTATCTTTCCATGGGTATGAGTAACGATTTTGAAGTTGCAATTGAAGAGGGTGCGAATGTTGTCAGAATTGGTACTGACATATTTGGAAAGAGAGATTATACTAAAGTGTAA
- a CDS encoding cell division protein SepF: MSKLLNKVFNFVGWEAIDDEDLDLQEETYNDTKNEPIQTHFFNNSKKQQSGKVVNIHNGNQFKMVVAQPDTFDDAKYICDHLKSNKPVVINLEGIEKQDAQRIIDFLSGSIYALDGSIQKVSCDIFVIAPNSVDVSGDLDDEIKNKTVFPWAK; this comes from the coding sequence ATGTCAAAACTTCTTAATAAGGTGTTCAATTTCGTTGGATGGGAAGCTATAGATGATGAGGATTTAGATCTTCAGGAAGAAACCTATAACGATACCAAAAACGAGCCTATTCAAACACACTTTTTTAACAATTCTAAGAAGCAGCAGTCTGGTAAGGTAGTAAATATTCATAATGGAAATCAGTTCAAGATGGTTGTTGCTCAACCAGATACCTTTGATGATGCAAAGTATATTTGTGATCACTTAAAGAGCAATAAGCCTGTTGTTATCAATCTAGAGGGAATTGAAAAGCAGGATGCTCAGAGGATTATTGATTTCTTGAGCGGATCTATTTATGCACTTGATGGTTCAATCCAGAAGGTTTCCTGTGATATATTTGTAATAGCTCCAAACAGTGTAGATGTTAGTGGAGATTTAGATGACGAGATTAAAAACAAGACAGTTTTTCCATGGGCTAAATAG
- a CDS encoding YggT family protein has product MYAIYIAVDYVLKIFEIALIARVLLSWLPISKNNKLVDLLYMITEPILAPIRGMLRRSSFLNNSMLSMIDFSPIVAFLLCDVVRNLIIMVFRLLW; this is encoded by the coding sequence ATGTACGCAATTTATATAGCAGTTGACTATGTATTAAAGATATTTGAAATTGCTCTTATTGCAAGAGTGTTATTGTCATGGCTGCCTATATCCAAAAACAATAAGCTTGTGGATTTGCTGTATATGATTACGGAACCTATACTAGCCCCTATACGTGGTATGCTCAGAAGATCAAGTTTTTTGAACAACTCAATGTTGTCAATGATTGATTTTTCTCCGATAGTTGCTTTTTTACTATGTGATGTGGTTAGGAATTTGATAATTATGGTTTTTAGATTATTATGGTGA
- a CDS encoding RNA-binding protein codes for MDKNILIKMVSKIEDKVLVSRLLDKVEQCRYSSFVYSDFLSPYEAAIAKRILDKVSDVFYTFTGGYEGAERVIAVISTDIIDQDIVLSNSPLSFLRITPSMEKPLSHRDYLGSLMGLGIKREKIGDILVCQSHADVFLIDKIAEYILYNLDKIGNVKVSCELLNLYEYTPPQKKEKVINTTVASLRADSIAASGFGVSRTKVLEYFKAQRVNVNWEVVQNPSKQLSEGDTISIRGKGRIVLEKVVGTTKKDRISIVIKKFE; via the coding sequence ATGGATAAAAATATACTAATTAAAATGGTTTCAAAGATTGAGGATAAGGTACTGGTTTCCAGACTTTTAGATAAAGTTGAACAATGCCGTTATTCCTCTTTTGTGTACTCGGATTTTCTTTCTCCTTATGAAGCGGCTATTGCCAAGCGCATTTTGGACAAGGTAAGTGATGTTTTTTATACGTTTACAGGCGGATATGAGGGTGCAGAAAGAGTGATAGCTGTAATTAGCACTGATATTATTGATCAGGATATTGTGCTTAGCAATTCTCCTTTGAGTTTTTTAAGAATTACTCCTTCAATGGAGAAACCATTATCTCATCGAGACTATTTAGGTTCTCTGATGGGACTTGGCATAAAAAGAGAGAAAATTGGCGATATTTTAGTTTGCCAATCTCATGCAGATGTTTTTTTAATTGATAAAATTGCAGAATATATTTTATACAATTTGGACAAAATTGGGAATGTAAAGGTTAGCTGTGAATTATTGAACTTGTATGAGTATACTCCTCCTCAAAAGAAGGAAAAAGTTATTAATACCACAGTAGCTTCCCTAAGAGCTGATTCAATTGCAGCTAGTGGATTTGGTGTTTCAAGAACAAAGGTCTTAGAATATTTTAAAGCGCAAAGAGTTAATGTTAATTGGGAAGTTGTTCAAAATCCTTCAAAGCAATTATCAGAAGGAGATACAATATCTATTCGGGGTAAAGGCAGGATAGTTTTAGAAAAAGTAGTTGGAACTACCAAGAAGGATAGAATTAGTATAGTGATTAAAAAATTTGAATAA
- a CDS encoding DivIVA domain-containing protein, with amino-acid sequence MNYTPNDLDNMKFKKSFRGYDEDQVNSVLDNVIQDYELYIKENIELKDRISVLNEGIQHYKNIEESLQNTLIVAQQTGEEIKKNSYEKAENIIKEAELRAQKIINDANQEVIKIRFEYEEMKKRLHLFKTKSETLILSQLELSKQLFSDDTDLE; translated from the coding sequence ATGAATTATACTCCTAATGATCTTGACAATATGAAGTTTAAGAAGAGTTTTAGAGGTTATGATGAAGACCAGGTTAATAGTGTTTTAGACAATGTAATTCAGGATTATGAGCTTTACATAAAAGAAAATATAGAGCTTAAAGATAGGATTTCTGTTTTAAATGAGGGAATTCAACACTATAAGAACATTGAAGAATCTCTTCAAAACACTTTGATAGTTGCACAGCAAACAGGTGAGGAAATAAAGAAGAACTCATATGAGAAGGCTGAAAATATAATCAAAGAAGCTGAACTCAGGGCTCAAAAGATAATAAATGATGCAAATCAAGAAGTAATAAAAATCCGTTTTGAGTATGAGGAAATGAAGAAGAGACTTCACCTTTTCAAAACTAAATCTGAGACTTTAATATTATCTCAGCTTGAGTTATCAAAACAATTATTTAGTGATGATACTGATTTAGAGTAA